One part of the Symphalangus syndactylus isolate Jambi chromosome 1, NHGRI_mSymSyn1-v2.1_pri, whole genome shotgun sequence genome encodes these proteins:
- the LOC129490341 gene encoding membrane-spanning 4-domains subfamily A member 8: MAAGRASMNSMTSAVPVANSVLVVAPHNGYPVTPRIMSQVPLYPNNQPQVHLVPGNPPSLVSNVNGQPVQKALKEGKTLGAIQIIIGLAHIGLGSIMATVLVGEYLSISFYGGFPFWGGLWFIISGSLSVAAENQPYSYCLLSGSLGLNIVSAICSAVGVILFITDLSIPHPYAYPNYYPYAWGVNPGMAISGVLLVFCLLEFGIACASSHFGCQLVCCQSSNVSVIYPNIYAANPVVTPEPVTSPPSYSSEIQANK; this comes from the exons ATGGCTGCTGGCAGAGCGAG CATGAATTCGATGACTTCAGCAGTTCCAGTGGCCAATTCTGTGTTGGTGGTGGCACCCCACAATGGTTATCCTGTGACCCCAAGAATTATGTCTCAGGTGCCCTTGTATCCAAACAACCAGCCACAAGTCCACCTAGTTCCTGGGAACCCACCTAGTTTGGTGTCGAATGTGAATGGGCAGCCTGTGCAGAAAGCTTTGAAAGAAGGCAAAACCTTGGGG GCCATCCAGATCATCATTGGCCTGGCTCACATCGGCCTCGGCTCCATCATGGCGACAGTTCTCGTAGGGGAATACCTGTCTATTTCATTCTACGGAGGCTTTCCCTTCTGGGGAGGCTTGTGG TTTATCATTTCAGGATCTCTCTCCGTGGCAGCGGAAAATCAGCCATATTCTTATTGCCTG CTGTCTGGCAGTTTGGGCTTGAACATCGTCAGTGCAATCTGCTCTGCAGTTGGAGTCATACTCTTCATCACAGATCTAAGTATTCCCCACCCATATGCCTACCCCAACTATTATCCTTACGCCTGGGGTGTG AACCCTGGAATGGCGATTTCTGGTGTGCTGCTGGTCTTCTGCCTCCTGGAGTTTGGCATCGCATGCGCATCTTCCCACTTTGGCTGCCAGTTGGTCTGCTGTCAATCAAGCAAT GTGAGTGTCATCTATCCAAACATCTATGCAGCAAACCCAGTGGTCACCCCAGAACCAGTGACCTCACCACCAAGTTATTCCAGCGAGATCCAAGCAAATAAGTAA